From Dermochelys coriacea isolate rDerCor1 chromosome 15, rDerCor1.pri.v4, whole genome shotgun sequence, a single genomic window includes:
- the SNRPD3 gene encoding small nuclear ribonucleoprotein Sm D3, producing MSIGVPIKVLHEAEGHIVTCETNTGEVYRGKLIEAEDNMNCQMSNITVTYRDGRVAQLEQVYIRGSKIRFLILPDMLKNAPMLKSMKNKNQGSGAGRGKAAILKAQVAARGRGRGMGRGNIFQKRR from the exons ATGTCCATTGGAGTGCCAATTAAAGTGCTGCATGAGGCAGAGGGCCACATCGTGACATGTGAGACGAATACAGGGGAAGTCTACCGTGGCAAACTCATTGAAGCTGAGGACAACATGAACTGCCAG ATGTCCAACATCACAGTGACATACAGAGATGGGAGAGTGGCACAGCTGGAGCAGGTGTACATTAGGGGTAGCAAGATACGGTTCCTCATTTTGCCAGATATGTTGAAAAATGCTCCTATGTTAAAGAGTATGAAGAATAAAAACCAGGGTTCTGGCGCTGGACGAGGCAAAGCAGCTATTCTCAAAGCCCAAG tggctGCAAGAGGAAGAGGTCGTGGAATGGGCCGTGGCAACATTTTCCAGAAGCGAAGAtaa